A single genomic interval of Corvus hawaiiensis isolate bCorHaw1 chromosome 5, bCorHaw1.pri.cur, whole genome shotgun sequence harbors:
- the NCAPG gene encoding condensin complex subunit 3 isoform X2 — MGAKKKLLQVREAFQLAQKPHQNHAKLVVALKSTYAQLDDKEGFNEKFIHFLKYAMIIYRREPAVEQVISFAARFVTSFYQTEKEDGSEEGEEDNLLLNYVFKFLLESHDANSHAVRFRTCQLVNKILGNMPENAEIDDDLFDKINEAMLIRLKDKFPSVRIQAVLALSRLQNPKDENCPVVNVYSTLLENDSNSDVRRAVLSCIAPSERTLPIIVGRTMDVKEAVRKLAYEVLAEKVHIRALTIAQRVKLLQQGLNDRSDAIKEVMKKKLLQAWLQFSEGDVLELLHKLDVENCPEVAIPVLNAMFSLSPLHDIVQNCKNLDSRKLIPLEDLTAENVLFWRCLCEYLKSKGEEGEVLLEEVLPEPAIYADYLLRKHLLVILQKILILPSTSPALIPLLVERLLSIITDEDRRIQVIAEITSEVREPIVAVDQPVDAAEIRKQKLKLAKIKMKLIEAKNALEECVTLQDFNRAAVLKEEITELERTKNDLIKAAEQAEIKEMPVEKNDPETLLKCLIMCYEVLKIMSLSKGISPIIYEIIQSLILPGVTNVHPAVRNMAVLCLGCCTLQNKEFAQQQLPLLLEVLQVDNIKIKLSALKTIFDQLMLFGIEPFKTGRGKDSQSESAHIRTENGEDESETIEEEDETATVHNLLKLLSGFLDSEDSELRTEAAEGIAKLMFSGRLISTKLLSRLVLLWYNPVTEDDTRLRHCLGVFFPLFAYANRSNQECFEEAYLPALQTLLNAPATSPLAEVDISNVSELLVDLTRPSGLKCHSKKSQDYQELTVHDTLAMKICNEILADPTAPDVRIYAKALNSLELSSSSTENLLVLLNEIQEKVEDKPSQRAIEKIQMKLTKDPNLGKNHSGRTEETGLSEKTQESDITLSENTVHNEEENNRDALHTPVNEVKETAKLRSTRSKAGKGQRKAAAEVRSVTRRKTGASVKRGPESCDQIPEPVPVSSSRPQRRAKTLALEKTRMNLSRLLNEATDE; from the exons ATGGGAGCCAAAAAGAAGCTGCTGCAGGTCCGGGAAGCCTTTCAGCTGGCCCAGAAGCCTCACCAGAACCACGCGAAGCTCGTGGTAGCTTTGAAGAGCACTTATGCTCAG ttggaTGATAAAGAAGGCTTTAATGAAAAATTCATTCATTTCCTCAAGTATGCTATGATAATCTACAGACGGGAACCAGCAGTGGAACAAGTGATCAGTTTTGCAGCTAGATTTGTTACTTCATTCTATCAGACGGAGAAAGAAGATGGTAGtgaggagggagaagaagaTAATTTACTTCTGAATTATGTGTTTAAATTTCTGCTTGAG TCTCACGATGCAAACAGCCATGCAGTTAGGTTTCGAACCTGTCAGCTTGTTAATAAAATTTTGGGAAATATGCCAGAGAATGCCGAGATTGATGATGACTTATTTGATAAAATTAATGAAGCTATGCTGATTAGACTTAAAGATAAATTTCCAAGTGTGAGAATTCAAGCTGTCTTGGCCCTGTCAAGACTTCAAAATCCTAAGGATGAAAACTGTCCTGTTGTTAATG tttacaGCACATTGCTTGAAAATGATTCAAACTCAGATGTGAGACGTGCAGTGCTCTCATGTATTGCTCCATCAGAAAGGACTTTGCCAATAATTGTAGGCCGCACAATGGATGTAAAGGAGGCTGTCAGAAAGCTGGCATATGAG gttttggCAGAAAAAGTTCACATAAGAGCTCTGACCATAGCACAGAGAGTTAAATTGTTGCAACAAGGACTTAATGACAGATCTG ATGCCATTAAGGAGGTAATGAAGAAGAAGCTACTTCAAGCCTGGTTACAGTTCAGTGAAGGGGATGTTTTAGAATTGCTTCATAAACTGGATGTAGAAAACTGCCCAGAAGTGGCCATCCCAGTACTAAATGCTATGTTTTCATTATCTCCACTTCATGACATTGTTCAGAACTGTAAAAACCTTGACAGCAG aaaactgATTCCACTGGAGGATTTAACAGCTGAGAATGTGTTATTTTGGAGATGTCTTTGTGAATATCTAAAATCAAAAGGTGAAGAAGGTGAAGTTTTACTAGAAGAGGTGTTGCCAGAACCAGCTATATACGCAGATTATTTATTGAG AAAGCATCTGTTGGTTATTTTACAAAAGATTCTCATTTTACCTTCAACCTCACCAGCACTTATACCTTTGCTTGTTGAAAGATTGCTCAGTATCATTACGGATGAGGACAGAAGGATTCAAGTT ATTGCAGAAATTACATCTGAAGTTCGTGAGCCAATTGTTGCAGTCGACCAGCCTGTTGATGCTGCTGAAATAAGAAAGCAGAAGCTTAAG ctggctaaaataaaaatgaaacttaTTGAAGCAAAAAACGCTTTGGAGGAATGCGTTACTCTTCAGGATTTTAATAGAGCAGCAGtattaaaagaggaaataacTGAGTTGGAACGCACAAAAAATGATCtaataaaagcagcagagcaagctgaaattaaagaaatgcCTGTGGAGAAG AATGATCCTGAAACACTGTTGAAGTGTCTGATCATGTGCTATGAGGTTCTGAAGATCATGTCACTTTCTAAAGGAATCAGTCCAATCATTTATGAAATCATTCAATCTCTG ATACTTCCAGGTGTAACTAATGTCCACCCAGCTGTGAGAAATATGGCAGTTTTGTGTTTGGGTTGTTGCACCCTTCAGAACAAAGAATTTGCCCAACAACAGCTTCCATTGCTGTTAGAG GTTTTACAAGTAGACAACATAAAGATAAAGCTCAGTGCTTTAAAGACAATCTTTGATCAGCTAATGCTGTTTGGAATTGAGCCTTTTAAGACTGGAAGAGGCAAGGACTCTCAAAGTGAGAGTGCACACATTAGAACTGAAAATGGTGAGGACGAAAGTGAAACAATAGAGGAGGAAGACGAGACTGCCACAGTTCACAACCTTCTGAAGCTTCTTTCTGGTTTCTTAGACAGTGAG GATTCAGAACTTAGgacagaagctgcagaaggCATTGCCAAACTGATGTTCTCTGGGAGGCTGATCAGTACCAAGCTCCTTTCTCGTCTTGTTTTGTTGTGGTATAATCCCGTGACTGAAGATGATACTCGGCTGCGACACTGTCTGGgagttttcttccctttatttGCTTATGCAAATAG ATCTAACCAGGAATGCTTTGAAGAAGCTTATCTTCCAGCTCTGCAAACACTGTTAAATGCTCCTGCAACATCACCTTTGGCTGAAGTAGATATCAGTAATGTTTCTGAATTGTTGGTGGACCTGACCAGACCAAGTGGACTGAAATGTCATTCCAAGAAGTCTCAGGACTATCAG gagTTAACAGTGCATGATACTTTAGCCATGAAAATTTGCAATGAAATCCTGGCAGATCCAACTGCACCAGATGTCCGTATTTATGCAAAAGCTTTAAATTCACTAGAACTCAGTAGTTCTTCTACAGAGAATCTTCTGGTGTTGCTCAATGAGATTCAAGAG AAAGTGGAAGATAAACCATCTCAAAGAGCTATTGAGAAGATCCAAATGAAATTGACCAAGGATCCTAATTTGGGCAAAAACCACTCTGGAAGAACTGAGGAAACAGGTCTCTCTGAAAAGACACAGGAAAGTGACATCACATTGTCTGAAAATACTGTTCACAATGAAGAAG aaaataatagAGATGCTCTTCATACTCCAGTTAATGAAGTTAAAGAAACTGCAAAATTAAGATCTACAAGAAGCAAAGCTGGCAAAG GACAGCGGAAAGCAGCAGCCGAAGTGAGGTCTGTGACCAGAAGAAAAACTGGTGCAAGTGTAAAACGTGGTCCTGAAAG ttGTGATCAAATTCCAGAACCAGTCCCAGTGTCAAGTTCGAGGCCTCAAAGACGAGCAAAAACTTTGGCACTGGAGAAAACTCGAATGAATCTTTCAAGACTGTTGAATGAGGCAACAGATGAGtga
- the NCAPG gene encoding condensin complex subunit 3 isoform X1 — protein sequence MGAKKKLLQVREAFQLAQKPHQNHAKLVVALKSTYAQLDDKEGFNEKFIHFLKYAMIIYRREPAVEQVISFAARFVTSFYQTEKEDGSEEGEEDNLLLNYVFKFLLESHDANSHAVRFRTCQLVNKILGNMPENAEIDDDLFDKINEAMLIRLKDKFPSVRIQAVLALSRLQNPKDENCPVVNVYSTLLENDSNSDVRRAVLSCIAPSERTLPIIVGRTMDVKEAVRKLAYEVLAEKVHIRALTIAQRVKLLQQGLNDRSDAIKEVMKKKLLQAWLQFSEGDVLELLHKLDVENCPEVAIPVLNAMFSLSPLHDIVQNCKNLDSRKLIPLEDLTAENVLFWRCLCEYLKSKGEEGEVLLEEVLPEPAIYADYLLSYLQNMPVLGEEQKKDFNCFVNLMTKEFIGQQLILIIGCMDTMEEGGRKHLLVILQKILILPSTSPALIPLLVERLLSIITDEDRRIQVIAEITSEVREPIVAVDQPVDAAEIRKQKLKLAKIKMKLIEAKNALEECVTLQDFNRAAVLKEEITELERTKNDLIKAAEQAEIKEMPVEKNDPETLLKCLIMCYEVLKIMSLSKGISPIIYEIIQSLILPGVTNVHPAVRNMAVLCLGCCTLQNKEFAQQQLPLLLEVLQVDNIKIKLSALKTIFDQLMLFGIEPFKTGRGKDSQSESAHIRTENGEDESETIEEEDETATVHNLLKLLSGFLDSEDSELRTEAAEGIAKLMFSGRLISTKLLSRLVLLWYNPVTEDDTRLRHCLGVFFPLFAYANRSNQECFEEAYLPALQTLLNAPATSPLAEVDISNVSELLVDLTRPSGLKCHSKKSQDYQELTVHDTLAMKICNEILADPTAPDVRIYAKALNSLELSSSSTENLLVLLNEIQEKVEDKPSQRAIEKIQMKLTKDPNLGKNHSGRTEETGLSEKTQESDITLSENTVHNEEENNRDALHTPVNEVKETAKLRSTRSKAGKGQRKAAAEVRSVTRRKTGASVKRGPESCDQIPEPVPVSSSRPQRRAKTLALEKTRMNLSRLLNEATDE from the exons ATGGGAGCCAAAAAGAAGCTGCTGCAGGTCCGGGAAGCCTTTCAGCTGGCCCAGAAGCCTCACCAGAACCACGCGAAGCTCGTGGTAGCTTTGAAGAGCACTTATGCTCAG ttggaTGATAAAGAAGGCTTTAATGAAAAATTCATTCATTTCCTCAAGTATGCTATGATAATCTACAGACGGGAACCAGCAGTGGAACAAGTGATCAGTTTTGCAGCTAGATTTGTTACTTCATTCTATCAGACGGAGAAAGAAGATGGTAGtgaggagggagaagaagaTAATTTACTTCTGAATTATGTGTTTAAATTTCTGCTTGAG TCTCACGATGCAAACAGCCATGCAGTTAGGTTTCGAACCTGTCAGCTTGTTAATAAAATTTTGGGAAATATGCCAGAGAATGCCGAGATTGATGATGACTTATTTGATAAAATTAATGAAGCTATGCTGATTAGACTTAAAGATAAATTTCCAAGTGTGAGAATTCAAGCTGTCTTGGCCCTGTCAAGACTTCAAAATCCTAAGGATGAAAACTGTCCTGTTGTTAATG tttacaGCACATTGCTTGAAAATGATTCAAACTCAGATGTGAGACGTGCAGTGCTCTCATGTATTGCTCCATCAGAAAGGACTTTGCCAATAATTGTAGGCCGCACAATGGATGTAAAGGAGGCTGTCAGAAAGCTGGCATATGAG gttttggCAGAAAAAGTTCACATAAGAGCTCTGACCATAGCACAGAGAGTTAAATTGTTGCAACAAGGACTTAATGACAGATCTG ATGCCATTAAGGAGGTAATGAAGAAGAAGCTACTTCAAGCCTGGTTACAGTTCAGTGAAGGGGATGTTTTAGAATTGCTTCATAAACTGGATGTAGAAAACTGCCCAGAAGTGGCCATCCCAGTACTAAATGCTATGTTTTCATTATCTCCACTTCATGACATTGTTCAGAACTGTAAAAACCTTGACAGCAG aaaactgATTCCACTGGAGGATTTAACAGCTGAGAATGTGTTATTTTGGAGATGTCTTTGTGAATATCTAAAATCAAAAGGTGAAGAAGGTGAAGTTTTACTAGAAGAGGTGTTGCCAGAACCAGCTATATACGCAGATTATTTATTGAG TTATCTTCAAAATATGCCAGTTCTTggtgaagaacaaaaaaaggacTTTAATTGTTTTGTAAACCTGATGACAAAAGAATTTATAGGCCAACAACTGATTCTAATCATAGGCTGCATGGATACCAtggaagagggaggaag AAAGCATCTGTTGGTTATTTTACAAAAGATTCTCATTTTACCTTCAACCTCACCAGCACTTATACCTTTGCTTGTTGAAAGATTGCTCAGTATCATTACGGATGAGGACAGAAGGATTCAAGTT ATTGCAGAAATTACATCTGAAGTTCGTGAGCCAATTGTTGCAGTCGACCAGCCTGTTGATGCTGCTGAAATAAGAAAGCAGAAGCTTAAG ctggctaaaataaaaatgaaacttaTTGAAGCAAAAAACGCTTTGGAGGAATGCGTTACTCTTCAGGATTTTAATAGAGCAGCAGtattaaaagaggaaataacTGAGTTGGAACGCACAAAAAATGATCtaataaaagcagcagagcaagctgaaattaaagaaatgcCTGTGGAGAAG AATGATCCTGAAACACTGTTGAAGTGTCTGATCATGTGCTATGAGGTTCTGAAGATCATGTCACTTTCTAAAGGAATCAGTCCAATCATTTATGAAATCATTCAATCTCTG ATACTTCCAGGTGTAACTAATGTCCACCCAGCTGTGAGAAATATGGCAGTTTTGTGTTTGGGTTGTTGCACCCTTCAGAACAAAGAATTTGCCCAACAACAGCTTCCATTGCTGTTAGAG GTTTTACAAGTAGACAACATAAAGATAAAGCTCAGTGCTTTAAAGACAATCTTTGATCAGCTAATGCTGTTTGGAATTGAGCCTTTTAAGACTGGAAGAGGCAAGGACTCTCAAAGTGAGAGTGCACACATTAGAACTGAAAATGGTGAGGACGAAAGTGAAACAATAGAGGAGGAAGACGAGACTGCCACAGTTCACAACCTTCTGAAGCTTCTTTCTGGTTTCTTAGACAGTGAG GATTCAGAACTTAGgacagaagctgcagaaggCATTGCCAAACTGATGTTCTCTGGGAGGCTGATCAGTACCAAGCTCCTTTCTCGTCTTGTTTTGTTGTGGTATAATCCCGTGACTGAAGATGATACTCGGCTGCGACACTGTCTGGgagttttcttccctttatttGCTTATGCAAATAG ATCTAACCAGGAATGCTTTGAAGAAGCTTATCTTCCAGCTCTGCAAACACTGTTAAATGCTCCTGCAACATCACCTTTGGCTGAAGTAGATATCAGTAATGTTTCTGAATTGTTGGTGGACCTGACCAGACCAAGTGGACTGAAATGTCATTCCAAGAAGTCTCAGGACTATCAG gagTTAACAGTGCATGATACTTTAGCCATGAAAATTTGCAATGAAATCCTGGCAGATCCAACTGCACCAGATGTCCGTATTTATGCAAAAGCTTTAAATTCACTAGAACTCAGTAGTTCTTCTACAGAGAATCTTCTGGTGTTGCTCAATGAGATTCAAGAG AAAGTGGAAGATAAACCATCTCAAAGAGCTATTGAGAAGATCCAAATGAAATTGACCAAGGATCCTAATTTGGGCAAAAACCACTCTGGAAGAACTGAGGAAACAGGTCTCTCTGAAAAGACACAGGAAAGTGACATCACATTGTCTGAAAATACTGTTCACAATGAAGAAG aaaataatagAGATGCTCTTCATACTCCAGTTAATGAAGTTAAAGAAACTGCAAAATTAAGATCTACAAGAAGCAAAGCTGGCAAAG GACAGCGGAAAGCAGCAGCCGAAGTGAGGTCTGTGACCAGAAGAAAAACTGGTGCAAGTGTAAAACGTGGTCCTGAAAG ttGTGATCAAATTCCAGAACCAGTCCCAGTGTCAAGTTCGAGGCCTCAAAGACGAGCAAAAACTTTGGCACTGGAGAAAACTCGAATGAATCTTTCAAGACTGTTGAATGAGGCAACAGATGAGtga